TACCAAGAAGCGTGTGATGCTGCTCTTGTCGCGTTATGCCTCATGACATGTCAACTCATGGACATGGTCATGGAGCTCAGCTCACTCACACAATTGCGAGGTAATATGCTATAAGAACCTCGCACAACCAACGTGTTTTTGTagtggattttagagttgtcgttaacatcgcttcataacgtgAATGATGTTAGCCGAAAGTTTCTAAACCCATTCTCAATGATTCTGCTACTCCAACAGGGCTTTTTCTGGTAGAAagcgttccattttcaatttcaattttttacatatttttttaatttaaaaaggacacaacaaagagcaaaatcgcttacctccgcctggaaagtggcttcgcacgtctcttccacggaaataaaaggaaggtcgttggtggcgccaaccaaaaaattactttttttctttccagggctctttttggagaaacttaaaaattttccagggctactttttcattttccagggctctttttccactttccagggctacaatttctactttccagggctacaatttctggagctatttcgcggcttttttgcgtttgtgtgtgtgtgtgtgtgtatatatatacacggtaGCTAGCATATACCAGGGaagtataacacttccctggtttgaCCTTCGCATTGTTTCTTCGAAGtgattgtttatgattttagtGTTGTGATGATAGATGGATTTTGATGCTTGAACGATATCTGAGTTGATTCATGGACCTAATACAGACCTATTCAGATTAAATCATGGAGGTAGAACCTCCATGAATTAATCCAAGTTTGAATGTTTGATACTTGGTTGACGTGAGCTTTGCGTGTTTACTATTTAGTGTTATAGCCCATTTGTCAAATTAATCTAGAAAGATCTGTATTCGTGTCTAAAGACAAtgttaaagaaaaagaaagttctgaatttgtacaattctgaggtaatttattttatcatacaatataGGTACCTGCAAATGTTATGAAGTTGAACAAATATCCTTCGTACATATTTGACTGAAAGTTATTTAAatgacactttttaaaaaagacttaaaattattcatacaaaataatgatataaatcataAAGGTCATTGAATTGTTAAGCGTTCGTATCAGTTACACAGATTCATGACAAAAAGGCCTACCAGAACGTAAACTGGCAATTTCCATCATCCATCATGAATGCCTAGCCTTGCACAGCCTCTAATTGAAATGAACTTATCCACGTCTTTGCAAATTTTACCTGACCTAATTTCTCCACACAGTGAGAGAGGCCATGTGGCAGCCAAAccaaaacagaatgaaaaggGCGGCAAtctcgtacccccccccccaccaccaccacaagaatatcagatttccaaacatgTGCTTCTCAAGATTGTGCAATACATGACGGAGACAAAGAAAGTTCTGTAAACAAATTGCCGAGGGTTGATGTCCCTGAATTAAGGGGCTAGTCTACGTTTTCAGTCACTTAAGAAAATGGCGAACTGGCCAAAGGTGAAatacatcattgaaaaaaaatgaatgtttggattaaaataacgaagattaaatgaaatatgactgaaaaatatccatagttgaatctctacttttattactgacagaacaataacattttttttattaacttcttGCCAATATTCCAATAAGGCAAGACGAGACTCTTGTTTTGAACagagatataaaaatatttaaaaacaaacaagaggtgataaacacttcattaaaattataatgaagttCGTAGTGAATTACAActtgtaaaaggagaaattaacaagaataatagggaaataaagtttggaagaaaagaaggaatgagGAGAGACAAGCTTTGGGGGGAAGGATCAAGATGGGTGGCTGCAGCTCGACATGGGGCTAGataaatgggagggggggggagcaatCATCTATCGCCCAAAATCTTACACCTTCACCAAACTTCTCACACAATCCACACACAAATCCCAGTTCATGATACAATCACAAGTGTCGCTCAACACATGCGCACGTGGTCTCTACTGGCATtttacagtcacacacacagaaaTACACACTACACACAATGCACACGATGCATCCCCATACCACATGCAGTCACACTGAGCCTAAAGCACACAAGCAGAGAAACGTTCTGCTCGAAGTATATGACTCCTCGGCTCCaaattctacatttattttatctcagtGCTTGGAGTCGGCGCTGGGGCCGATTTTCGTCCATGAATGAGAGAGCATGGCAAAGACTCGAGTCCCTTTATCTCAGAACCACCGCCGCTTGGTACTCGAGTCTCCAGAGATCAGGGTCGACTCCCCGACTCTGGCATTGAGAATCGGGTAGACTCGATTACCCGGCGCTGGCTCCCAAGCCTAGTTgacgggggcgattatgagttttgcagtcgccctcgtgtgaatgtttttagcccttttccggggctctttttggactttccggggcgaattcgcccgccgcccccgtgtaatttttgtctcacctgcatagcagagtgagactataggcgccgcttttccgacggcgacggcgacggcggcgtcaacaccaaatcttaacctgaggttaagtttttgaaatgacagcataacttagaaagtatatggacctagttcatgaaacttggccataaggttaatcaagtattactgaacatcctgcctgagtttcatgtcacatgactaaggtcaaaggtcatttagggtcaatgaacttagaccatgttgggggaatcaacatcaaaatcttaacctaaggttaagtttttgaaatgtcatcataacttagaaaatatatggacctagttcatgaaacttatacataaggttaatcaagtatcactgaacatcctgcatgagtttcacgtcacatgaccaaggtcaaaggtcatttagggtcaatgaactttggccgaattgggggtatctgttgaattaccatcataactttgaaagtttatggatctgattcatgaaacttggacataatagtaatcaagtattactgaacatcctgtgcaagtttcaggtcacatgatcaaggtcaaaggtcatttagggtcaatgaactttggccaaattggggtatttgttgaattacagccataaatttgaaagtgtgttggtctagttcataaaacttggacataatagtaatcaagtatcactgaacatcctgtgcgagtttcaggtcacatgatcaaggtcaaaggtcatgtaaggtcaaagaactttggccacgttgggtttttttttttgaattgccatcatatctctataagtgtattggtctagttcataaaacgtggaaataagagtaaccaagtatcactgaacatcttgtgcgagttatagtagttttcaaaatcagcactgctgctatattgaatcgcgtgatgcaggtgagacggccagaggcattccacttgtttggttgggtggcgctaatacagttcacaaccttaattcagcttggtggtattttttaaactagattcatgattcattgtattgactttattgtattgtatgcgcaattccaatattaattgtttgataaaatagagaccccaataaatgcaataacttaaaaaacatacttttttattatttttattttgctgacgataatactttttggaaaatattcaaaacgacaaattaaacaaaaaatatagaaaattctatgtaccttgaacgaagccccgcaagtgctaccgttcgtttgtcaattaatgttccaccaaagtctttacagtaaaaagattgaacactttgccgacttcgcgtaacgctttgcatcgatttacgtgtaagatAATTTTTGTATCTAGTCTTTCAATTGTGtattgatatgaagataaatcgcgcgccctctttcaCTCATGACAAAAAATTTGAGAGCTAGAAAGGTTGCTTTcgtattttgtcaacgagaagaaaaatcaatgcTTAAATGACGCtttttgagggatattcatcaaattatgaGGAATTGACTTAACATCGTTTGGTAAGTTTTGTAGGAGGACTTCATTCTGTAAGTCCTCgtattcatttttcttaaagtaacgttatttgttgaatgcgccgtgccttcaattATTCTGTAGTCGGCGATGGTAATGTACCCATGGGTGCATGGAGCTGGACTACTGCACTCACAGtccacacgtattgcgaggtaaatgctatactaacctcgcactatACGAACATGTTTACGCAATGGAATTTTGAGTTGTCGGTTAACATCACTTCATAATGGGAATAATGTTAGCCGAAACTCATTTCGCTATTCACCAGGACAGGCCTAgggctttttttttctggtgaaaagcgttccattttcaatttttgaattatttttgttatataaaaTGCACATAAAGTCATAAAGAAGAGCAATATCGCTTTACGTcctcggcctggaaagtggcttcgcacgtctcttccacggaaataaaaggaaggtaaTTGCCTTGGTGTCGATAGTCATAGTAGATTTAgattcattgtatgcgcaattcccatgattgtttgataaaatagacaCCAATAAATGCAGTTTGGGCTCCTTCAACTGAGTCTTTCAGGAGCCACCTGGAATCACTCACCCTCCAGTTGATATGCATCTTTTTCTTGCACTATAGTTTTGTCCAACTGCACTAAATGTTGTGTGTTTTTGTTAATTGTGGCCTCAGTCAAGTACGACTATACTCTGTAAAGAGGAATGTACTCaacggaagaagaagaagtaaattaaaaacatgctttttatattatttttgctgacgataatactttttgtAAAACATTCAAAGCCATGACAaattaaaccaaaaaaaatagaaaattctaCTTACCTTGAACAAAGCCCACagtgctaccgttcgtttgtcaaCAAGCGTTCCACCTAAGTCTTTACTTCCTGGCGGAAGCGGAGGGTGGGGGTACACATACAGTCCTACGAACGTACCAAATGATGTGAAGTCAACCTAATATGAATATCCCTCACATAGCGTCATTTAAGCGCTGATTTTTCTTCTCGACAAAATACAGAGCTTTCTTCTATTTCTGAAATTTTTCGTCTAATTAGCTAAAAAGAGGGTGCacgatttatcttcatatcaaagacactacaagggaaagactaggcacaaaaactattttacacgtcaatcgatgcaaagcgttacgcgaagtctgcaaagtgtccaatctttttactgtaaagactgGAACGTTTGTTGACAACATCATGAACATTTTCCTCCCCTTCTCCTTCCCATCCTTCTCCTTCTCATactcctctttctccttctcatTATGAACTCTTCATCTATTCTGCCTGTACTTATTAAAACTATTAAAAGGACATGTCTGAACTCTAAATAATATATTGCCCACAAATACTGATAATATGTGCATAAAACTTCTTTTCAGACTGAATTTTCAAgggtaaagaaaaatgaaagatgaGTTCAGCTTTGAGTGGTGTAGAAGCCTCGGCCATTGGTCTCCTCAAGAGGGCAGTCGAGCAAGATGGGAAAGGGAAAGCACAAGAAGCATTAGTCTGCTATAAAGAAGGAATTAAACTTCTTATGGATGTTATGAGAGGTGGGTATATATCAGAAGTTGTTCTTTTTAGTCTtaaatatccttttttttcagttttccatattttgttattaataagaaaagggaaactAAATGATAGATGTACAGAGTGAGTCAAAAAAATATTCCTTAAGTTTGAAGTTGTATTGTCTAAAGTATgaacattaattttttattgatatgtcTTGATAGAGTTATATCCCCTGCTCATTTTGGTTACTTTGGTACCTTTTTCATATCAAACTTGCCATGCATGTCTGACTATGAGGTCGACAGTCTACAGAAGGTTTTAAAATATGTGACTGTTGGGGCAAGTTGCTGGGTGAAGAGATAAACAAAGTGTGAAAAAAGTAATTGCGTGCACACAAAAAGACACATATCATTCAttccacccacacacacacagaaatgTGTTAATACTTCAAACAAAACAACTTCAGACTGACACTGTTTTTCTGACTTACTCAGTACATATAGACAAAGCATACTGAGAAGGAGTCCTGTTCAGAATTTGTTTGTCGTTATAATGACTGTCCCTGAATTTATGTCAGCTTTTATTCCCATTTTAAGTCTCACCCTTTACTCCGAGCCcatgtttcattttcttttcttccacaCCGCCCCACTCTCTGATTGAttggatttatttattcacagaAAACTTTACATATTACTTCAGCTATAATAGACGTCTTTCTGGCAAGTgcataataataaatacaaatatacacaacaaaaaaggtaaatgcccccttaaacaaacatccataatttccgaaccacggggagtttttaatatatttttacatgagcatgtaggtaattttataagctaccctctgagtgaATGTTGCGGACAAACTTTATGTCATGCTCCAGTGAGCACCACCATAAGgtaaaattgtcactttttaaaagtcacaagccaaatatgaattttattccattttattggagcGAAGttcacattctcatcatgaaaatcgtcagaaggcttgtaaaaggtactttctaaaagacgatacaacttttttgctaaatttcacggttgaataaacacaagtctaAATTTGCTATGATTGGATTTTTTACGCATTTCTATCGATAAAAACggtagaatatgatgacagatatttttgggaagagtatcttcaacaatattcatcattttacggttcaatgaacatttaatgaaaataaaaaatatgatttttgaatatcttaggcaagtattgtttcattttgggaactgaaattatctcatcaacttttttttcattgtgttcataaccaattaacatgcttcattGATTCAAAGgtgtttaattaaacattcacgcttgaatgaacatgtggaatgtgaataGCTCTTTGGAAAAAGTGCAATTgagtatatgaatataaaaaggCCCGAGTCCATAGGAGGTCAATttgagaaaattgaaaaaactgGATATTATTTAAATTTGGGCAATTTAGGTATATTTGGCCAAAAGAAATCGGAGAACATCTTAAAACAAATTTAAGCATACACATTAACATTACTTGTGGGCGGGGCCTTTTGTCTGGTGGATTTGGGTAGTTTTTAGAATCATATGGACTTGGGTCATTcttacattcatgtacatgGTAGACTTCTGTAataagtagtagaagtaatgaGAGAGGGCGCTATGATATGAATGCAAGAAAAACCCAAGTCCTGGCTTTTCTTAAACTCATACCAGATTTTCCTCCTTTATTTAAGGCATTTCAGAGATGATTTCAGATTTATCATTTATACACAATATGAATCATTGTATAAGGAACAATTTCCCATATTTAACTCCATCTCGCCAAAAATTGGACTTGGGccgtttttatattcagatactctgctaactatggatatctgtctcAAACcttcttgcatagttcatttgatttgatttttatgaaaatcccaaTGTCTATtaaatgcttcagtgagcacacaatatttgaaaattatgcaaatgagaagaaaagttcaaggatcagttgaatttatggacaaatcagtggtggatccagaatttgaaAATGGGAAGGGGGGCCAccaaatttttttcaattctaacACCTTTTTTTTAGTGATAGAGGATACTagtaccataaacccctatgatgatacgtcacaaaaattgtgctcactcaaccatgaacatatgttatcaaaattttgtgtggagtgactaaatgatggatagtgaAACGGCATTtgcaccataaaattcaccccCAAAAAAGCAACCTTCGCCCAAAgttgtatttacacaatctgaaaaacgactctggTGActcaaaaaaattgtaatttttaattaaatctACGATTACTCATGTATGACTCAactgatcaatctcatttttttccttgagttgcttaatgagtgtagaaaaccacctatgAAAATTATATCTCAAAATCATTCTGTTCCACCAAAGttacaacattttgttttaggGGAGAACTTACTTTTATTGTTGTGTATAGATCAAGattgatatatgaaataaatacaaaaaatgaaacatcaaaaagattttttttaattacaaattaGTAAGAAATTAATATGCAATGATAgcttgaaatatattatttatataatgtattCATAGATTGCAGTCATtgttaaggtcaagtccaccccagaaaaaagttgatttgaatcaatagaaaaatgCAAACAATCatcatgttgaaaatttcatcaaaattggatgtaaaataagaaagttatagtgTATATGTATTATTGCATTATCTACAGAAACAACAGACCAGATTAAGAAGCAGGCTTTTCGACAGAAGATTGAGCAATATATGGAGAGAGCAGAAAAGCTTAAAAATCATGTAGATTCTCAGATTGAAGGTGGGTttaatcatgatgtaattttacattttaGTCAAGCATTAAAACATACAGTAATGCAATAAGAAgaggccaaggggggggggtcataaaaAACAACCTACCTGAAAAGATCAAAATACCATCTTTGGataaatatgtatttgttttattcatttgtcATATTACAAGTACCATAAAAGGATAGTTCCACCAGAGGTGATGTAGAGTACTATTAGCCaaagtgctttttttttattctttcaaatttataaatacaaaGGGGTAAAAAACCTCTTGACTATAGCCTAATGTACGTGTAGCTTGGCAAGACACTCTTTGACTATCTGTTTGTTTCAGTTATAAATTCTTCTATTTACATACTGAAAATAGGTACTCCTACTTTAGGGGGTTAAGACTGAATATTTCTCTCCTTAATACCATACATCTTCATTATAGTCAGTTGTAATATTAACTCAGTCTTCTATTGTTCCTTATTTTTCAGCTGGCAAATATCATCAACAGATACAGATCTCTAATGATTCGACTGGTCACAGTTATCGTTCTATGTTTACTCCTTACCTTGACGAGTTAGTTACAGAAGTTCATATTGAAGACCCTTATATTCGTAGTAATCATCAGATTTACAACCTTCTTAGATTCTGTGAACTTCTTGTCATATCTGTTGCACCTGTCAAAAGAATTCATCTGTTAACTGGCAGAGATGAGGtttgttttctcaattttcatCAGGTCAACTATAAAGTAAAGTTTTAAAGAGTATGTAAATCTATTTATAATTTTGAGATGTTTGTTTATAATGACAGTATGATATGCTTTTAAACCCTAATCCAaattacaaactgattttttttagttaatacAAAAGGTAtagatttaatgaaaaaaaaaatatccattaaatgtgaaaaaattaaaaaaagtcttTGCATTTTAATAGTGATGGAGTTGCTGTTTCATATTCCAGGTATTGTGATATGACGCAACttttaaatatttcttattCTTCATCGGAGTATGTTGATAGTTTCAATGTTATACCtattgattttccttttttttttaaattgaaatcaaCTCATCGTTGGGGTGGGATTGACcttaattttgatattaaatgTATAGCataatcaattttgaaaaaatgctTTTTTCTTGACAGAACCCTCATCAGCAGCAGAATAAGCTCAATGAGTTACAAAGAAGCCTTGCTGACCATGGTGTAGAAATGATAGTCTCATATTCAGACACATTGCATGATAGACAAGTTAGGTAAGTTTATTAATTAAGAGAAACATTTATCACTTCTCAGAACTTTTCTCATATTCAGTTTGCCAGTGCAGTCATTTACCTAACGAGAACACAAGttccattttcataatttcattcattattatgcccccgcagacgaagtccggagggggcattaagcgttgcccctgtccgtccatccccccacttggtttccgcacaataactcgaaaaatatttaatggattttcaaaattttgggtgtgtaggtagatgacaccaaaatacaggctaagttcaaatTAGGAgcccgcaggtcaaaggtcacagctcattatatattCAAGTTGGTTCAATCATGAAATTGTGAAATAATGCGAGACTCGTGGTTCATGAACCACGTATTAAAAAAGTTAAATTTCTCTGAAGTCAAATTGATATATGTGGTCCCAAAACATTTGACTAGGAATATTTACCAATATATATCACTGAAATGTGAGGAAAGCTTTTTTCATCTCTTTTTTGTTTAACTGATAACAATTTCCAAGCTTAGacagataattatgataaagatgataTTGTAATTTACTGAATAAcaagatcaccccccccccctgttgaaCTTGAGCATCCATATTGCATTTATAATCCTACTTGGTAAGAAATATATCCTACTTGTACTTTTTACAGCTCAATGATGCTGTATTGTTATACTTTCACatctccttttcccttttctaaGGTTCAACAATGGTTGGATCATCAAGATTGGTCGAGGTTTAGATTACTTCAAGAGGACTGGTCAGTATAGCATTGGATTTTGTGATATGGATCTGAGACGATGTCATGAAACTACAGTAGATATTTTCCATAGCAAGCATACAAAAGACAGATGACATAGGTAGTATCTTAGTACACTGTATCTTCCATAGCAAGCATACAAAAGACAAGTCATCTTTATTCAGTAAATCTACCAAAGAATTGAGGTGTGGATGAACCAGTgtgcaatttatttcaaatgaaatttgaagaTCTAATAACACAACTCAATTATGGTATATGAAATTTGTGTTCTATACTATTTACACCTTGAAATAAAGGGTACATTGAAACACCTCAGTCATGCAGTTATATGATATTGTAGCTGTGTATTAAAACACGGTGTAATGAATTCTGAAATTTGTAAGGACCAAAGCACTGTGTCTATCTACATAAAACAGTCACCTTAGCAGTAACTGATTATTTCAAGCAGCTATAAAATTAAGAACTTCACTACTGTTGCATAAGATCATGCCACTTGACTCGAGCAGTCAATAATTTAATAAAGATTAGCAGTAGGCAGGTCCTAAGAGAGTGGC
This is a stretch of genomic DNA from Lytechinus pictus isolate F3 Inbred unplaced genomic scaffold, Lp3.0 scaffold_19, whole genome shotgun sequence. It encodes these proteins:
- the LOC129260785 gene encoding MIT domain-containing protein 1-like translates to MSSALSGVEASAIGLLKRAVEQDGKGKAQEALVCYKEGIKLLMDVMRETTDQIKKQAFRQKIEQYMERAEKLKNHVDSQIEAGKYHQQIQISNDSTGHSYRSMFTPYLDELVTEVHIEDPYIRSNHQIYNLLRFCELLVISVAPVKRIHLLTGRDENPHQQQNKLNELQRSLADHGVEMIVSYSDTLHDRQVRFNNGWIIKIGRGLDYFKRTGQYSIGFCDMDLRRCHETTVDIFHSKHTKDR